One genomic window of Arvicanthis niloticus isolate mArvNil1 chromosome 24, mArvNil1.pat.X, whole genome shotgun sequence includes the following:
- the LOC143437973 gene encoding paired immunoglobulin-like type 2 receptor beta-2, translating to MAQILLLLLSAACLHTGNSAAHSRETVFGMNQPALLSGVEGGSIEIPFSFYFPWELAKDPQMSIAWRWKDFFGESIYNSTLHFIHEHFKDRLILNWTQGQTSGVLRILNLKETDQTTYFCRIFLQTTEGMKFWQSLPGTQLTVTRALRTTMRSPSIITSAVTTAGLEDTGGQRDPSLLILGVTLSVKAVAMIPIYGWMIFLWWKQRPAE from the exons ATGGCTCAGATCCTGCTTCTTCTGCTATCAGCAGCATGTCTGCACACTG GAAACTCAGCAGCACACAGCAGAGAAACTGTCTTTGGGATGAACCAACCAGCTCTCCTCTCTGGAGTCGAGGGCGGCTCCATCGAGATTCCCTTCTCCTTCTACTTCCCCTGGGAGTTGGCCAAGGATCCACAGATGAGCATAGCCTGGAGATGGAAGGACTTTTTTGGAGAATCCATCTACAACTCCACCCTGCATTTCATACATGAGCACTTCAAGGACCGACTCATCCTGAACTGGACACAGGGTCAGACATCCGGAGTCCTCAGAATCCTGAATTTGAAGGAGACTGACCAGACCACATACTTCTGCCGAATTTTTCTGCAAACAACAGAAGGCATGAAGTTTTGGCAGTCTCTTCCTGGGACACAACTCACCGTGACCCGGG cactcaggaccacCATGAGGAGCCCCTCCATCATCACCTCTGCAGTCACCACAGCAGGCCTGGAGGACACAGGGGGACAGAGGGATCCTTCACTGCTGATCCTGGGAGTCACGCTCTCAGTCAAGGCTGTAGCCATGATCCCCATCTACGGCTGGATGATCTTCCTGTGGTGGAAGCAAAG GCCAGCAGAGTAA